A window of Limosilactobacillus sp. WILCCON 0051 genomic DNA:
ACCAATATGCAGCTTGCCGGTTGGCCGGTCACCGGTTAAAACGACTTTTTTGCTGGGATCAAACTTCATAAGAAAAACTCCTTTCAGCACCTAAAAAAAGACCGTCCTCTCCAAACGAGAATAGGACGATCTTTGCCGCGGTGCCACCTAATTTAGGGGAAAGCCCCTCACTTAAATGCTTTTGATTCAGTTGTCGGCACCGCTCCATTTCGCTTAGCCGCGATCCCTCTCAGCATTTGGAATCTCTCTGTCATTGGCCTGACTACTATCGCACCGTGCATGATAGCTATATTATAACGCGAAATCAGCTGCCTGGGTCAACTACTTCTTCACCCATATTAGCAGCAGCGCGTCTTATTCATAATCTGGGAACTGCTGCCCCAGGTTCTCCAATTACTTCTTTACCCGTGCCAGCCAGTAGCGCTTCTTACCCTTGCGCACGATTACGAACCTGCCGTCAAAATGCGTGCTTGGATCGATTTCGGCATTCTCGTCCGTGATCTGCTCGCCATTGATGCGGATGGCGCCGTTCTTAACGTCTTCGCGGGCCTGACGACGGGAAGGCTCGATCTTGGTGTCGTCAACCAGCCACAGGATAATGTTCTGCTTTTGGTTGGCAACCTCAACGGATGGCATGTTCTTGAAGCCTTGTTCGATCTCGCTGGCAGACAGTTGGGCCACGTCACCGGAGAACAGGGCTGCCGTGATACGTTCGGCTTCTTCAACGGCCTTTTCACCGTGTACGAACTTGGTAACCTCACGTGCCAGCGTCTTTTGGGCCTCGCGCTTCCATGGTTCGGTCTTGACTTTTTCAGCCAGCGCGTCGATTTCTTCCTTGCTCAGGAAAGTGAAGTACTTCAGGTATTTAACGACGTCGCGGTCATCTTGATTGATCCAGAATTGGTAGAACTCGTATGGCGTCGTCTTTTCTGGATCCAGCCAGACTGCGCCGCCTGCCGTCTTGCCGAACTTGGTGCCGTCTGCCTTGAGCATCAGCGGAATCGTCAGACCATAGGCTTTGGCATCGGGACCTTCAATCTTATGAATCAGATCAATCCCGGAAGTAATGTTGCCCCATTGATCAGCCCCGCCGATCTGCAGGTGAACGTCATTATGCCGGTAGAGGTGCAAAAAGTCGATGGACTGCAGGATCTGGTAGGTGAACTCAGTGTATGAGATCCCGGTTTCCAAACGGCTGGCTACGACTTCTTTGTTCAGCATCGTGTTTACGCTGAACAGCTTGCCGTAGTCGCGCAGAAAGTCGATCATGCTCAGCTTGGACAGCCAGTCGTAGTTGTTGACGATGGTGAAGTTTTCCGTCCCGAACAGCTTGATCATCTGGTTGGTCAGGGCCTTAACGTTGTGCTCCAGCTGTGATTCCGTCTGCAGGGTCCGTTCGGTTTTGCGCCCGGATGGATCCCCAATTGCACCGGTCCCGCCCCCGATGATAATAACGGGATGGTGACCGGCCAGCTGGAATCGCTTCAGCATCATAAATGGAATCAGATGGCCAATGTGCAGGCTGTCGCCAGTCGGATCGGTCCCGCAGTAGAGGCCGATCTTTTCGTTTTCCGTCAGTTCGCGCAGGCCTTCTTCGTCAGTCACCTGATTAACGGCCCCGCGCCAGGTCAGTTCATCAATAATATTCATTTAAATACCTCCAAAAAATGCCATGAGGAACGAAAAACGTCCCAGATCCGCTTAACGGCTCTGGGACGAATTGCTCGTGGTACCACCCATCTTCGTGCATGACGCACCTCATTGACTTCAGTTCAGCGACGTTGCTGCAGGATTGTAATTCGCCAAACGACTGTGTACCGGTTTTCAGCTGGGCCGGTTTTCTTTGAACAGGGAGTCGCTGCCTACTGGGTTCCTACGCGTCTTAATTAGAGGTATTTAAACATAATTTTGTGCAAAAAGTCAAGTCGCTTAAGAATGTTAAATCGACAGCGGTTTCAAAATTAAAAGTTAATAGTTGCCGAAAATTTGGTTAGGCGAATTTTAGATTTAATTAATTAAGTTTTTCAAAAGTTTTACCTTATTTAATTAATTTCAACGACCTAATAATATTAATTGTTCATGGTTTTATGATGATTATATTTCTTTTTATATTAAAAAGGTGATAAAGTATTCAGTACGCGAATATTAATAAACGGTTAAAAAATAAGTAAAAAGGAGTGAGGAATTTGAAGAAGTCATGGTTGCAACGCACAATCATCAGCTGCGCGGTAATGCTGATGACAACGTTCGCTGGATTATTTGTCAATAAGCAGGTGGCGCATGCCGAACAGACCTACACGATCGGGGTTGTCGACACCTTTGCTCCCTTTGAAATTCAAAACAAACAAGGGACTTATACCGGCAAGAATCCCGGCATTGAACCAGAAATGATTCGAATGATCGCTAAGCACGAGCATTTTAAGTACCAATACAAGATCATGAGTTTTAACGCCATTCTGCAGGCCATGCAGTCTGGTCAGATCGATGCCGGTATGGGTGGGATGAGTGTTACCGATGAACGAAAGGCAACAATCGACTTTTCAACTTCCTACTACAAAGATGGGATCGTAATGGCGGTCGGCAAGAACAGCAAGATCACCAAGATGAGCCAGCTGAAAGGCAAGACGGTTGACGTTAAGTCTGGGGCTGCCGGTGCCTTGTATGCTGAATCCATCAAGGACAAGTACGGCTTTAAGATCAAGTACTTTACGACTTCTAACGCAATGTGGAACGATGTTAAGAGCGGCAACGGGGCGGCGACGTTTGATGACGGTCCGGTTCTGCAATACGGGATCCGTAATGGCATGCCGCTGAAGATCGTTACTAAGCAGATCAACGCCACGCCAATCGCAATCGGCTTTAAGAAGGGCCAAAACAAAGAGCTGCAGGCTAAGATCAACGATGGGATCAAGTGGATGCAAAAGACTGGCCGGATGCAAAAGCTGATCGACAAGTACACCAAGGGCAGCGGTACGAAGACTGAAAGCAGCAAGGACCGGACGATCTTTGGCTTGATCAAGAACAACCGCAAGGCCCTCTTGACTGGTCTTTGGGAAACGATTGAACTGACGATTATCGGTTCGCTGTGCGCGTTGGCATTCGGTCTGGTACTGGGTGTCATGGGCATCGCGGAAGGCAAGTTCTGGAAGGGCCTTTCCAGCACGATCATCTACATTTTCCGTGGGATTCCAATGATGGTTTTGGCATTCTTCATCTACATTGGGCTGCCAAACCTGACTGGTCAAAAGATTCCGCTGTTTACGGCTGGGGTTTTGACTTTGATGCTTGATGAAGGGGCCTATGTCGGTGCAATCGTACGTGGTGGCTTTGAGGCCGTTGACGTTGGTCAGTGGGAAGCTGCCCGCAGTCTTGGTCTGCCATACTCCAAGGCACTGGTTAAGGTTATCGCGCCACAAGGACTGAAGATCATGGTGCCATCCCTGGTTAACCAATTGATCATTACGCTGAAGGATACCTCGATTCTTTCGGCAATTGGGGTCATGGAACTGACGCAGACCGGGACCGTCATCATTGCCCGGAATATGGAAGGATTCAAGATGTGGCTGATCATCGCCGTAATGTACATGATCATCATTACGCTGCTGACTTGGCTGTCGAATTACGTTCAAAAGAGAATGGAGGCATAGCATGGACAAGCAATACAAGGTACAAGTCAAGGACCTTCACAAGAGCTATGGCGAAAATGAGGTCTTAAAAGGGATCGATCTTGCCGTTAAGCCAAGTGAGGTTGTCTGCATGATTGGGCCTTCTGGTTCGGGTAAGAGTACGTTTCTGCGCTGTCTGAACCGCTTGGAAGTGCCAAACAGCGGTCATATCTACATTGACGGCTACGACATTGCCGACCCTAAGACTGACATCAACCTGGTGCGTCAAAACATTGGGATGGTGTTCCAACACTTCAACCTGTTCCCCAACATGTCGGTAATTGACAACATCACGCTGGCACCCGTGGAACTGAAGAAGATGAGCAAGGAAGAAGCACAAGAGGCCGCGCTGCATTACTTGGATATCGTTGGCTTAAAGGAAAAGGCCAACGTCAACCCACGAACGCTTTCTGGTGGGCAAAAGCAGCGGGTGGCAATTGCCCGCGCCTTGGCCATGAAGCCGGACGTGATGCTGTTTGACGAACCAACCAGTGCCCTTGACCCTGAAATGGTTGGTGACGTGCTGGGCGTTATGCAGGACCTGGCCAAAGAAGGGATGACCATGATCGTCGTTACCCACGAAATGGGCTTTGCCAAGCGGGTGGCTGATCGCGTGGTATTCTTCCATGACGGCAAGATCCGAGAAGATGGTACGCCAGAACAGATCTTTGACCATCCACAGCACCCAGATACCCAGAATTTCCTTAACAAAGTCTTAAACGTTTAAGGGTTCGTTCGATATTTCTGGATTTAATGTTTGACAAACGTTATAAAATCGTTATAATGATTAGTAACTTTTAATTATTGGTCGATTTACAGAGACCCGCTGCCCAGCTGCAAGCACGGGATCGATCTTATGGCATCAACGTTGAAATGAAGGGTGGTTCCTCTATCGACTGCTAGAGCGGCGGGCATATAAGATGTCTGCAAGATGGGTGGAACCGCGTTGAAAAACGTCCCTGACACAAGTTAGTGTCAGGGACGTTTTTATTTTCGTCAGTGTTGCCACCCTCCTGTACAGGAATGTTTGTCATTGAGAGTTTTACAGGAGAGAAAGTATGGATGAACAACAAGAACAAAAACTATCGCGAGCGCTGAAAAGCCGTCATATCACGATGATTGCCATTGGTGGGGCAATCGGGACCGGGCTGTTCTTAGGTTCGGGGACGGCCATTCACGCTGCGGGTCCTTCGATCATTTTATCTTACCTGATCGTGGGGATCTTCTGCTTCTTTATGATGCGGGCCTTGGGTGAACTGATTTTAGCTGATACTACCAAGCACTCGTTCATTGATTCGGTCAAGGAATACCTGGGCGACCGCATGGAATTCGTGGCCGGCTGGACTTACTGGTCTTGCTGGCTGAGTCTGGCAATGGCCGATCTGACCGCAACTGGGATCTACCTGCGCTACTGGTTCCCTAATCTGCCGCAATGGATCGGTCCGCTGGTCATCATCGTCTTATTGATGCTGGTCAACATGATCAACGTGGGGCTGTTCGGTGAAATGGAGAGCTGGTTTGCGATGATCAAGGTGATCGCAATTCTGGCTCTGATCGTAATCGGTTTGGTAATGGTCTTCGTTCACTTCCCAGTCAAGGGTTCTGACCCAGCCTCATTTAGCAATCTGTGGTCGCACGGCGGCTTCTTCCCGAAAGGCGTCCTGGGCTTTTTGATGAGTTTCCAAATGGTTGTCTTTGCCTTTGTCGGAATTGAAATGGTTGGTCTGACGGCTGGTGAAACCAAGGATCCCAACAATGACATTCCTAAGGCCATCAATTCGCTGCCAGTTCGGATCGGGCTCTTTTACATCGGTTCGATGATTGCCATGATGTCGGTTTACCCATGGAACATGATCAAGACGACTTCCAGCCCATTTGTTCAGCTGTTCCAAGCCGTGGGGATTCCGGGGGCCGCTGCAATTTTGAACTTCGTGGTCTTGACGGCTGCCATGTCAGCAACCAACAGCTCAATTTTCAGTACCAGTCGATCACTGTACGCGCTGGCAACAGGTCACAACGCACCGCAGAAGTTTGCCAAGCTGAGCAACCAGGCCGTGCCGAACAATGCCCTGCGCTTCTCGTCATTGATTCTGTTTATCGTCGTCATTTTGAACTACATCATGCCAGCCGGAATCTTTAATATTGTTTCCGGGGTCTCAACGATCAACTTTGTCTTTGTCTGGCTGATCATCTTGTGGTGCCACATCGTTTACCGCAAAAAGCATCCAAAAGGCGTGGCTGCCTTCAACATGCCAGGCTTCCCATTTACCAGCTGGCTGACGATTATCTTCTTTATCGGCGTTTTGGTAATCCTGTTCTTTGTTAAGTCAACGCGTTTGCCGCTGCTGATCAGCTTTGTCTGGTTTATTGCTCTGTTTGTCGGCTATACGATCGTTGACAAGCGCAAGCAGGCCAAAGATTAAAAAGATTTTATACCAAATTAAAAAGCCTGTTTAGATCATTTAATTTAGACGAAAAAAATTGGATAATCGTATAATTAAGACAGCGCTTCCATTGGCTTAACGGCGCGGTTTGAGTTGACTTTTAAATGCGGGAATTTTATAATAAAAGCATGGAAGAAACCTCATCCGTTGCAAATGTAAAAGTATCCAGCAATCGCCTTCAATCAGGGCGATGGCAGCATAACACACCCCACATCACACAATAAATTGAATTTCCTGAAGAAAGCTTGTTAACTAAACTAAATTAGTGGCCGTATCTAATGTACAACCTTATTTGAGAACGTCGACAATCGAAGTTGCATGAGATCTCTTGGCATAAAGAGACCAGATTAAGTAAGCAAGGTAAATAATCGAGTTTTGATATTAAGTATGGCAACGGCAAGCGCTTCTTCCCCCAAGGCCTGGTGAATATTCACCGGGTCTTTTGTTTTGTGCGTTTTAGTATGGCGTTCAAGACCAGTGCCCGGATTGATCGGGGGTTATTGCCAGAGTTGGGGCATGACAGGCATCCAGGAAGACATCGTTAACATGCTGACCGATGCCGGTATGTTATTGCTGGAGTCTAGGCATGGCAGTCGTCCAACCGTTCGAGTGGTTTTGGAGATTGTCAAATACAGCAGATGAGCGAGTGGTTGGGCAACTCTGGAAATTATCAAACCAGATGCCGCAACCGGTGAGCAGTCGCGGAAGTCGTTGAGCAAGCCAGGCAACAGTTTAGGCAGTGCGTCGTGACAGACAGCTATGCAGGCGGCTTGAGAGATTATCAAACCAGATGCCGCAACCGGTGAGCAGTCGCGTCAGTCGTTGAGCAAGCCAGGCCGACAGTTGATATAGAAGGCATAGCCGCGGAAGTTTTCAAACAATCGAGCCAAGAGCTGATATAGAAGTCATAGCCGCGGAAGTTATCGAACATTTGGACAGGGAACGGATACTGACGTTGCGACTCCAAAGATCTCTATGCATTCGAGCAGCGAGGACGATTTATCGACATTGAAACTTGCAAACTGGCATGGCTGTGGGTGAATGATTTAGCGTTAGCATTAATTGGGGTGATGTAGCAGAATCCGTGGCTGACCAGAATCAATATCTTTGCACGTTTGGTCATTTGCTGGTCGTAAAAGCCGCCATCCAACGTCATGAACGCAAATTATGCAAAAAATCCTGCATAATGCTCGATGCCAAAAACTGATTACCTACTTTTTTCAAAAAAGCGATGTATAGTAGGTAAAAATTAATGTATATTGAGTTAGGGCCCCCTAACATTACCTACTATTAGCCGAAAATCCAATAATAGTAGGTAATTCACAAAGTCGGTCTAACCCAATCAGCCCATAAATATACATTTTTACCTACGATTTTAAGAAAAGTCGTCAAAAGTAGGTAAAGTCAAGCTGAACTAATATACAGCTACCTACTTTTGGCAAGAAATCAGCGGAAAGTAGGTAATTTCGGGGCCGCGAGCTGATCATTGCCTAATTTCCTTCACAAAGCTGCCGCCAAATGCCTGCCAAAACTGCCGAATCCCCGCCAATTAGCACCGTGCTCTCTAAAGCTGGTCAGAATCGAATGAACATGTCGCTGAAACTGCCCAAATCTGAATGAATGCTCGGCCCAATCTTGATCAAGTGGGTCTGTGCTTTCGGAAATGATTAGGTAATTCCCAATCCGGTCAAACGAACATTACTAATCTCGATGCTGTATAAAAAACACGATATCATCAGACTGGAGAAAGCGTTTGAAATCCGCTGCCAAAGCCGGTAAACTGACAGCAACAGCAACAGCAACAGCAACAGCAACAGCAACAGGCCGCTTTTATGGTGCGTAATGCTAAAAGTCATGGAAAAGCAGTGCGAAGATGAGACCGCGGCGGCTGGATGCACAAAAGCAGTGCGAAGATGAGACCGCGGCGGCTGATACACAAAAGCAGTGCAAAGATAGTGTCGCGGTGGCTGATACGCAAAAGCAGTGCGAAGATGAGGCCGCGGCGGCTGATACACAAAAGCAGTGCGAAGATGAGACCGCGGCGGCTGATACGCAAAAGCAGTGCGAAGATAGTGCCGCGGCGGCTGGATACGCAAAAGCAGTGCGAAGATGAGACCGCGGCGGCTGATACGCAAAAGCAGTGCGAAGATGAGACCGCAGTGGCCGATACGCAAAAGCAGGGTGAAGTCAGTGTCGCGGCAGCTGATACACAAAAGCAGTGCGAAGATGGGACCGTGGCAGCTGGATGCACAAAAGCAGTGCGAAGATGAGACCGCGGTGGCTGATGCACAAAAGCAGGGGGGTCGCGGCTGATACGCAAAAGCAGTGCGAAGATAGTGTCGCGGCGGCTGGATGTATAAAAGCAGCGTGAAAGGAGGTCCGCGATGGCTGATTCAAGTAAAATCGGCAAGTATGAACTGACGGCTTTGATCGTGGGTGCGACGATTGGCTCGGGAATCTTTGGCGTCAACAGTGATCTGGCCAACGCGGCGGCACCGGGACCGGCAATCCTGGGCTGGCTGATCGTCGGCCTGGGCGTGTGGTGCCTGATTGCCGCGCTGAATCATCTCTTGCTGCGCTATCCCAAGCAGGACGCCGGAATTTTTGCGTACGCGGGGCTTTCGTTTGGGCCGCTGGGCGAGTTTATTTCCGGTTGGGCATACTGGCTGGCTTCATGGCTGGGTAACCTCGCCTTTGCCACGATTGCGATGAGCGCGCTGGGAACGTTTTGGCCGCTCTTTCAAGGTGGTCAGAACCTGCCGTCGATTCTGCTGGCCATGCTTTTGACGATTGGATTTACCGTGATCGTCAGCTATGGCGTTGAGGCTACCGCGCTGCTTAATTTGATCGGCACGATTGCCAAACTCGTACCATTGCTGATCTTCACCATCGTAGCAGCATTGGCGTTTCATTGGTCGACATTTGTCAATAACTTCTGGGGCTCGGCTGCGCAGTCTTCGCGTCCGGTTTTGGCAGTTGCCGACCAGGTCAAGAACTCGATTATGGTGATGATGTGGCTGTTTATGGGTGTGGAAAGTGCCTCAGTCATGGCGCACCGGGCTAAGCGTCAGCGGGATGCCGTCATGGCTTCATTTGGCGGCTGGCTGATTCTGCTGGTCGTCTACCTGCTGATCTCGCTGCTTCCTTATGGCGTAATGACGCGCGCGCAGTTGGCTGGGGCAGCGCAACCGGCAATGGGGACGATTCTAAGCCGGCTGGTTGGACCCTGGGGCGCGGCTCTGATCAGTCTGGGCTTGCTCATTTCAGTGCTGGTGGCTTGGCTTTCGTGGACAATGCTGCCGGCAGAGGCATTTTTGATGATGACCAAAGACCAGGTGCTGCCGCGTTCGTTTGGCAGGCTCAACTCGCATCATGCCCCGACGACTGCGCTTTGGGTAACGGCGATTGTTCAGTGCCTGTTTCTGTGCTCGCTGCTGTTTACGACCTATGCTTATCGCTTTGCCTACACGCTGGGGACGGCCGCGGGACTGATCGTCTATTTTTTTGTCGGACTGGCGCAGATTAAAGATGGCTGGCAGCAGCGCGCTTATGGTCAATTGGCGATTGGCATCCTGCTGACAATTTTTGAGCTGTTGTCGATGGCGTTGGCTGGCTGGCGGCAGGTGATGATCTTATCACTGAGTCTGCTGCCCGGCTTTCTGATTTATTGGCAGGCTCGGCGCACGCGAAAGCTGAGACTTGCCAAAAACGAATGGCTGACGATGGGCTTGATCAGTATATTAGCCGTTGTTTCGCTGGTTTTGATTTTGAATGGTACGATTCCGATCGAATAGGAGGAAAAGTTATGGTTGAGATTGCTCCATTTGGCGTGGAAGCCTGGTTGAACAAGTGGGAAAAAAGCGCCCGCTACGATATTTCGCAAAGCACGATCGCCTCATTGACGATGGATGAGCTGATGAATCTGGATGGTCATCATGGCGCGGAGTTTTACGAGATGCTCAATGCCCAAAAGATGAACTACGGCTGGATTGAAGGCTCCCCCAGCTTTAAGACCGAAGTTGCCAAGCTTTATCGCCACGTAGATCCGCACAACATCCTGCAGACCAATGGCGCGACGGGAGCAAATCTCCTGGCGCTCTATAGTTTGGTGAACCCTGGCGACCATGTGATTGCTGAATATCCTTCCTATCAGCAGCTCTATGACATTCCAAAATCGTTGGGGGCTGTGGTTGACTACTGGCATATTCATGAGTCTGCTGATTGGTACCCCGATATCACGGAGCTAAAGCAGCTGATGCGTCCTGATACCAAGCTGATCTGTCTCAATAATGCCAACAATCCGACGGGAACTGTCCTGGATCGGGAATTTCTGCAGCAGGTCGTTGACTTCGCAGCTCAGGTTGGCGCCTATATCTTGGTTGATGAGGTCTATCTGCCATTAGATCAGCCAGAAAAGTTCGTTTCAATTGTGGATCTGTACGACAAGGGGATTGCTACCAACTCGCTTTCCAAGACTTATTCGGTTCCCGGCATCCGGATCGGCTGGACGGCGGCTAATGCTGAATTGACCGAGCGTTTCCGCAAGTGTCGCGACTATACGATGATCTGCGGCGGGGTCTTTAACGATCTAATGGCTACCTATGTCCTGCGTCATAAAAAACAGGTCCTGGCGCGCAATCGAAAGCTGGTCATGAGCAATCTGCGGATCTATCAAGAATGGATTGCCAATGAGGAGCGGGCCAGCGTGGTCATGCCGCAAGCCGTCTCAACCTCATTTCCCAAGCTGGACGTACCGGTTGACATTCACCAGTTCTGCGAGCAGCTGCTGGCTGACCAGGGCGTTTTGCTGGTGCCGGGGGATGCGTTTGATACGCCAGGCCACGTCAGATTGGGGTACTGCGCGCCGCAAGCTACGTTAAAAGAGGGGCTGAAACGACTCTCGACAGCTTTACATCAATACGACTGATTAACGACTTTGTTCAATTTCAAACGATTGCATTTTTCACTAATTGCCGCTGTTTTGAAAAACAAAGCGATTTCAATGTGGTATACTAAAGATCCTTGGCAGGGGCAGCGGGGCTGATTGCTACTTAATTGTAAGTGGTTACAGTCTCGCTTTTATTTTGTATTGTCAAATGGTCTATAAAAAAACATATGAAGTTTTAAACGTTTTACCAAAGAAATCAGAAAAAAGTTTGTGAAATTTAAATCACACTTCTTTAACATTTTTTAAACTTCTGCCTTGATTTAAAACGGTTTACTTCCGAACAATACTGATAACGGTTTCATAGTTTCACAAAGTTGATAAATGTATGCGGTTTACAGTTTTACAAAAGATGGGTATATTATTATGGCACGCAAGATTTTCTCAGTTCGACTGCAATTATTCCGCTATTCTGAGATACTGAGAAATTGCGATTGAGAAAAAGTTAGATTCAGTTTTTAAGAAAGGTGTTATATCCATGTATCTTGCAATTAACATTCTTGGGTTGCTTGTCTTCTTGGGTATCGGTTTTCTGTTCTCTAAGGACAAAAAAGCGATCAACTGGAAAGCAATTGCTATCATGATTGTATTGAACCTGGTCCTGGCCTGGTTCCTGACTGGTTCAGCTGCTGGTCGTGCCGGCGTTAAGGCTGCTGCCGACGGTTTTGCTTGGGTCGTCAACATTTCTGCTAAGGGTACTGTCTTTGCCCTGGGTGGTTGGTACAATGTTAAGAACCTGAACTTCATCTGTTCTGCATTGATGCCAATCCTGATGATCGTTCCACTGTTCGACATCTTGACTTACATCGGCTTCTTGCCATGGATCATCAAGTGGATCGGTAAAGGCCTGTCATTCATCACGGGTCAACCAAAGTTCGAATCGTTCTTTGCCGTTGAAATGATGTTCCTGGGTAACACGGAAGTTCTGGCCGTTTCCGGTATGCAAATCCGTAAGCTGACCAAGGCTCGTAACCTGACCATCGCCATGATGTCCATGAGCTGTGTTACTGCTTCGATCCTGGGTGCCTACATCCAAATGATGCCTGGTCAATTTATCCTGACTGCCGTTCCAATCAACATCGTTAACTCACTGATTGCTACCAGCCTGCTGAACCCAGTTACGGTTGATGAATCTGAAGACACGATTGAAAAGATTGGTAACTCTGACAACGGTAAGAAGGAACCATTCTTCAGCTTCCTGGGCGACTCCATCCTGGGTGCCGGTAAGCTGATCCTGATCATCATTGCTAACGTTGTTGCCTTCGTTGCTCTGGCTGCTTTGATCGACGCCATCCTGGCTCTGTTCTGGAAGCAATTGTCTTTGGAAAGCATCCTGGGTGTGATCATGTTCCCATTTGCTTGGCTGCTGGGTCTGCCTGTTCACCAAGCATGGATGCTGTCACAAGACATGGGTATGAAGCTGGTTACGAACGAATTCGTTGTTATGGGTGAAGTTACGGGCAAGATTGCTTCTTACCCACACCACCTGCAAGCCGTTCTGACCACGTTCGTTACTTCCTTTGCCAACTTCGGTACGCTTGGTATGATCATTGGTTGTTTCAAGGGTATCGCCGACAAGGAAACCAACGACTACATTGCTCAAAACATTGGCTACCTGCTGCTGTCTGGTATCTTGGTATCACTGCTGTCTGCAGCCTTTGTTGGTCTGTTCGTTTGGTAAGATCTACGACTGCTTACGCTTAACGCGTTTTGCCAGTCAAAAGGGGCTGGCCGTCCATTCCGGTTGGCCCTTTTGTTTCCTAGAAAAGTAAAAGCGCTTACTGACGCTTGATTGTAATTTTGAGGAGGAATTCATGATGACGACTAAGATTATTATGGACACTGATCCTGGTATTGATGACGCAGCTGCTTTGACGATGGCAATCAACAACCCTGAAATCGACTTGAAGCTGATCACGGCGGTTGCTGGTAACGTTTCGGTTGACAAGACGACGGCCAACGCACTGAAGATCGTTAACTTCTTTGGCAAGCGTGACGAGATTCCAGTTGCAGAAGGCGCCAAGGAACCTTTGATCAAGCCATTTGAAGATGCAGCTCGGATCCACGGTGCTTCTGGGATGGAAGGCTACGACTTTGGCAATGACTACGGTGCGCCAATTGAAAAGAGTGCCGTTCAAGCTCTGCGCGATGCCATCATGGCTGAAGACGAAATCACGCTGGTGCCAACTGGTTCCTACACCAACATTGCGCTGCTGTTCAAGGAATTCCCAGAAGTTAAGAGCCACATCAAGCAAATCGTTGCCATGGGCGGT
This region includes:
- a CDS encoding amino acid permease, yielding MDEQQEQKLSRALKSRHITMIAIGGAIGTGLFLGSGTAIHAAGPSIILSYLIVGIFCFFMMRALGELILADTTKHSFIDSVKEYLGDRMEFVAGWTYWSCWLSLAMADLTATGIYLRYWFPNLPQWIGPLVIIVLLMLVNMINVGLFGEMESWFAMIKVIAILALIVIGLVMVFVHFPVKGSDPASFSNLWSHGGFFPKGVLGFLMSFQMVVFAFVGIEMVGLTAGETKDPNNDIPKAINSLPVRIGLFYIGSMIAMMSVYPWNMIKTTSSPFVQLFQAVGIPGAAAILNFVVLTAAMSATNSSIFSTSRSLYALATGHNAPQKFAKLSNQAVPNNALRFSSLILFIVVILNYIMPAGIFNIVSGVSTINFVFVWLIILWCHIVYRKKHPKGVAAFNMPGFPFTSWLTIIFFIGVLVILFFVKSTRLPLLISFVWFIALFVGYTIVDKRKQAKD
- a CDS encoding amino acid ABC transporter ATP-binding protein; this translates as MDKQYKVQVKDLHKSYGENEVLKGIDLAVKPSEVVCMIGPSGSGKSTFLRCLNRLEVPNSGHIYIDGYDIADPKTDINLVRQNIGMVFQHFNLFPNMSVIDNITLAPVELKKMSKEEAQEAALHYLDIVGLKEKANVNPRTLSGGQKQRVAIARALAMKPDVMLFDEPTSALDPEMVGDVLGVMQDLAKEGMTMIVVTHEMGFAKRVADRVVFFHDGKIREDGTPEQIFDHPQHPDTQNFLNKVLNV
- a CDS encoding ABC transporter substrate-binding protein/permease; the protein is MLMTTFAGLFVNKQVAHAEQTYTIGVVDTFAPFEIQNKQGTYTGKNPGIEPEMIRMIAKHEHFKYQYKIMSFNAILQAMQSGQIDAGMGGMSVTDERKATIDFSTSYYKDGIVMAVGKNSKITKMSQLKGKTVDVKSGAAGALYAESIKDKYGFKIKYFTTSNAMWNDVKSGNGAATFDDGPVLQYGIRNGMPLKIVTKQINATPIAIGFKKGQNKELQAKINDGIKWMQKTGRMQKLIDKYTKGSGTKTESSKDRTIFGLIKNNRKALLTGLWETIELTIIGSLCALAFGLVLGVMGIAEGKFWKGLSSTIIYIFRGIPMMVLAFFIYIGLPNLTGQKIPLFTAGVLTLMLDEGAYVGAIVRGGFEAVDVGQWEAARSLGLPYSKALVKVIAPQGLKIMVPSLVNQLIITLKDTSILSAIGVMELTQTGTVIIARNMEGFKMWLIIAVMYMIIITLLTWLSNYVQKRMEA
- the tyrS gene encoding tyrosine--tRNA ligase translates to MNIIDELTWRGAVNQVTDEEGLRELTENEKIGLYCGTDPTGDSLHIGHLIPFMMLKRFQLAGHHPVIIIGGGTGAIGDPSGRKTERTLQTESQLEHNVKALTNQMIKLFGTENFTIVNNYDWLSKLSMIDFLRDYGKLFSVNTMLNKEVVASRLETGISYTEFTYQILQSIDFLHLYRHNDVHLQIGGADQWGNITSGIDLIHKIEGPDAKAYGLTIPLMLKADGTKFGKTAGGAVWLDPEKTTPYEFYQFWINQDDRDVVKYLKYFTFLSKEEIDALAEKVKTEPWKREAQKTLAREVTKFVHGEKAVEEAERITAALFSGDVAQLSASEIEQGFKNMPSVEVANQKQNIILWLVDDTKIEPSRRQAREDVKNGAIRINGEQITDENAEIDPSTHFDGRFVIVRKGKKRYWLARVKK
- a CDS encoding aminotransferase: MVEIAPFGVEAWLNKWEKSARYDISQSTIASLTMDELMNLDGHHGAEFYEMLNAQKMNYGWIEGSPSFKTEVAKLYRHVDPHNILQTNGATGANLLALYSLVNPGDHVIAEYPSYQQLYDIPKSLGAVVDYWHIHESADWYPDITELKQLMRPDTKLICLNNANNPTGTVLDREFLQQVVDFAAQVGAYILVDEVYLPLDQPEKFVSIVDLYDKGIATNSLSKTYSVPGIRIGWTAANAELTERFRKCRDYTMICGGVFNDLMATYVLRHKKQVLARNRKLVMSNLRIYQEWIANEERASVVMPQAVSTSFPKLDVPVDIHQFCEQLLADQGVLLVPGDAFDTPGHVRLGYCAPQATLKEGLKRLSTALHQYD
- a CDS encoding basic amino acid/polyamine antiporter, coding for MADSSKIGKYELTALIVGATIGSGIFGVNSDLANAAAPGPAILGWLIVGLGVWCLIAALNHLLLRYPKQDAGIFAYAGLSFGPLGEFISGWAYWLASWLGNLAFATIAMSALGTFWPLFQGGQNLPSILLAMLLTIGFTVIVSYGVEATALLNLIGTIAKLVPLLIFTIVAALAFHWSTFVNNFWGSAAQSSRPVLAVADQVKNSIMVMMWLFMGVESASVMAHRAKRQRDAVMASFGGWLILLVVYLLISLLPYGVMTRAQLAGAAQPAMGTILSRLVGPWGAALISLGLLISVLVAWLSWTMLPAEAFLMMTKDQVLPRSFGRLNSHHAPTTALWVTAIVQCLFLCSLLFTTYAYRFAYTLGTAAGLIVYFFVGLAQIKDGWQQRAYGQLAIGILLTIFELLSMALAGWRQVMILSLSLLPGFLIYWQARRTRKLRLAKNEWLTMGLISILAVVSLVLILNGTIPIE